A region of Streptomyces sp. NBC_01264 DNA encodes the following proteins:
- a CDS encoding FHA domain-containing protein, translating into MPSVIVGSTGPFTGQSVVLGSEPLSFGRKSDSGIVIVSASASRLHAEILVEDAGFVLYDRDSRNGTFVNDQRVTRHVLRPNDCIRIGDETFLYEASDVMETVMDLSLLDVPRPSAADPGTLRVTVTGGGPVGLAFALALDEMLPGRTAVTVYDGRWTRKGSSVVWKDETQGNFRRQQVVTVQSRQYLALSEEVLAALFDEGGAYSEMWPVGPDSVDGRPPRNIRIAHIEDRLLDLANRRPSIRLVPKRFDAAEEQNRITQEHVLVVAEGGRSRTREHYADRFGAADASIYSLDGEHLQDIVLGLRVKSKLPDPMSVLLTVSQNRFLLNSLRGEGFLNMRLTREETKSVIGIDPVRQVFEECIAARPCLMSRQEEDNEFRCPTHGTLFLPALLRGSPLWKEIRQGLSLFGVAEEDLSAITSFRLDMVQRPRFTAQLHRPTPTAPGTYGFLLGDAANAIHFWPGRGLNSGLASATSLARSLSRAWRGKPLRDADFIRHEAAMSMLQYRHKSRAWNAMVTTDEQGVTRAIKDIIARSAEAGRGAVAAPGAAGAAGAGDGSDLDALLDRMAGIRERLAPRMPGLPGDAELRSHLASIAPATLRTLRESGAWDTLIVGGEEADIDLFYQSDSPVFVPRPADPRNPAPVG; encoded by the coding sequence GTGCCGTCGGTCATCGTGGGAAGCACGGGCCCCTTCACCGGGCAGAGCGTGGTCCTGGGCAGCGAGCCCCTCAGTTTCGGACGCAAGAGCGACAGCGGCATCGTGATCGTCAGCGCCAGCGCCTCCCGGCTGCACGCCGAGATCCTCGTGGAGGACGCCGGTTTCGTCCTCTACGACCGGGACAGCCGCAACGGCACATTCGTCAACGACCAGCGCGTCACGCGGCACGTACTGCGTCCGAACGACTGCATCCGGATCGGCGATGAAACGTTCCTCTACGAGGCCTCGGACGTGATGGAGACGGTCATGGACCTCTCCCTCCTGGACGTGCCCCGGCCGAGCGCCGCGGACCCCGGCACCCTACGGGTCACCGTCACCGGCGGCGGCCCGGTGGGCCTCGCCTTCGCCCTGGCGCTCGACGAGATGTTGCCCGGGCGGACCGCCGTCACCGTCTACGACGGGCGCTGGACCAGGAAGGGCTCTTCGGTCGTCTGGAAGGACGAGACCCAGGGGAACTTCCGCCGCCAGCAGGTGGTGACCGTCCAGAGCAGGCAGTACCTCGCCCTGTCCGAGGAGGTGCTCGCCGCCCTCTTCGACGAGGGCGGCGCCTACTCCGAGATGTGGCCCGTGGGACCCGACTCGGTCGACGGCCGCCCGCCCCGCAACATCCGGATCGCCCACATCGAGGACCGGCTGCTGGACCTGGCCAACCGGAGGCCGTCGATCCGACTGGTCCCCAAGCGTTTCGACGCCGCGGAGGAACAGAACCGGATCACCCAGGAACACGTCCTGGTCGTCGCCGAGGGCGGCCGCTCCCGCACCCGGGAGCACTACGCCGACCGCTTCGGCGCGGCCGACGCCTCGATCTACTCCCTCGACGGCGAGCACCTCCAGGACATCGTGCTGGGGCTGCGCGTCAAGTCGAAGCTGCCGGACCCGATGAGCGTGCTGCTCACCGTGTCGCAGAACCGGTTCCTGCTCAACTCGCTGCGCGGCGAGGGCTTCCTGAACATGCGGCTCACCCGCGAGGAGACCAAGAGCGTCATCGGCATCGACCCGGTCCGCCAGGTCTTCGAGGAGTGCATCGCCGCCCGCCCCTGCCTGATGAGCCGGCAGGAGGAGGACAACGAGTTCCGCTGCCCCACCCACGGCACCCTCTTCCTGCCCGCCCTGCTGCGCGGCTCCCCGCTGTGGAAGGAGATCCGGCAGGGACTCAGCCTGTTCGGGGTGGCCGAGGAGGACCTGTCCGCGATCACCTCGTTCCGCCTGGACATGGTGCAGCGCCCGCGGTTCACCGCCCAGCTGCACCGGCCCACCCCGACCGCTCCGGGCACCTACGGATTCCTCCTGGGCGATGCGGCCAACGCCATCCACTTCTGGCCGGGCCGTGGCCTCAACAGCGGCCTGGCCTCGGCCACTTCACTGGCCCGCTCGCTCAGCCGCGCCTGGCGGGGCAAGCCGCTGCGGGACGCCGACTTCATCCGGCACGAGGCGGCGATGTCCATGCTCCAGTACCGGCACAAGAGCCGGGCCTGGAACGCCATGGTGACCACCGACGAACAGGGCGTCACCCGCGCCATCAAGGACATCATCGCGCGCAGCGCGGAGGCGGGTCGGGGTGCGGTCGCCGCCCCCGGGGCCGCCGGTGCCGCCGGTGCCGGGGACGGGAGCGACCTGGACGCGCTGCTGGACCGGATGGCCGGGATCCGCGAACGGCTCGCGCCCCGGATGCCCGGCCTGCCCGGCGACGCGGAACTCCGCTCCCACCTCGCCTCGATCGCCCCGGCCACCCTCCGCACCCTGCGGGAGAGCGGGGCCTGGGACACCCTGATCGTCGGCGGCGAGGAGGCCGACATCGACCTCTTCTACCAGTCGGACTCCCCGGTCTTCGTCCCCCGCCCGGCCGACCCCCGCAACCCCGCCCCGGTCGGCTGA
- a CDS encoding NPP1 family protein, giving the protein MRKLRSFAHVLLGTLGSMALIVAIPGSAHANVLTLLPQNAGGLEQTFSPAYDYDRDGCYATAAIGADGTINPGLKLGGDVNGKCHDPAQLNNANTYSREKCNNGWCAVMYASYFEKDQITLGPAALGHTHDWEHVIVWINNNEVRYVSVSQHNTYQTLPRSEIRFDGTHPKIVYHKDGASSRCFRFAGSGDEPAENVTGNWFYPRLVGWEGYPAGYRDKLSSAGFGSATFKIDDGDFQWALDHTSPAGIPFDPYA; this is encoded by the coding sequence ATGCGGAAGTTGAGATCCTTCGCCCACGTCCTTCTCGGCACGCTCGGCTCGATGGCGCTCATCGTCGCGATCCCCGGGTCCGCCCACGCGAACGTCCTGACCCTGCTGCCGCAGAACGCGGGCGGCCTGGAGCAGACCTTCTCTCCCGCCTACGACTACGACCGCGACGGCTGCTACGCCACCGCCGCCATCGGCGCCGACGGCACCATCAACCCCGGCCTGAAACTCGGCGGCGACGTCAACGGGAAATGCCACGACCCCGCCCAGCTCAACAACGCCAACACCTACTCGCGCGAGAAGTGCAACAACGGCTGGTGCGCGGTCATGTACGCCAGCTACTTCGAGAAGGACCAGATCACGCTCGGCCCGGCGGCCCTCGGGCACACCCACGACTGGGAACACGTCATCGTGTGGATCAACAACAACGAGGTCCGGTACGTGTCGGTGTCCCAGCACAACACCTACCAGACGCTCCCACGGTCGGAGATCCGCTTCGACGGCACCCACCCGAAGATCGTGTACCACAAGGACGGCGCCTCGAGTCGCTGCTTCCGCTTCGCCGGCAGCGGCGACGAGCCGGCCGAGAACGTCACGGGCAACTGGTTCTACCCGCGGCTCGTGGGCTGGGAGGGCTACCCGGCCGGCTACCGCGACAAGCTCAGCAGCGCGGGCTTCGGCTCGGCCACCTTCAAGATCGACGACGGGGACTTCCAGTGGGCTCTCGACCACACGAGCCCGGCAGGAATCCCCTTCGACCCGTACGCCTGA
- a CDS encoding RICIN domain-containing protein has protein sequence MLTFSPTALRRGRGLAAAALVTAAVASVITAAPAPASAAVSAAAALPAGFATVMNAASGRCLDARSAATANGTVVQQYACNSSTAQRWSFTATGDGYVRINNGNNTGQVVDVADVSTANSAPVHLWTYGGGANQQWLPVDEGGGAYHFVNRSSGKCLDDPGASTADSVQFVQYTCNGSAAQRFQVVPVTQSGTNPDLGPNVVVFDPSMSSSTIQSRLTSIFQQQETNQFGSQRYAVLFKPGSYNADVNVGFYTQVAGLGLTPDAVTINGAVHAEADWFQGNATQNFWRGAENLSVNPAGGSDRWAVSQAASYRRMHLRGNLALDDNGWSSGGLLADSKIDGQVNSGSQQQWLTRNSQLGSWTGSNWNMVFVGSQGVPATSFPSPPHTTVAQTPVSREKPSLYVDGNGAYQVFVPSPRANSTGTSWANGSPSGTSLSLDTFYVVKPGASAADINGALAAGKNLLVTPGVHRLNQTLQVNRADTVVLGLGLATFVPDNGVTAMKVADVDGVKVAGVLFDAGTTNSPTLMEVGPTGSSAAHATNPTSLHDVYFRVGGAAVGKATTSLVINSDNVIADHTWIWRADHGSGVGWNTNTADTGLIVNGDNVTAYGLFVEHYQKYQTVWNGNGGRTYFYQNEMPYDPPNQAAWMNGSTQGYAAYKVANSVTSHQAYGLGSYCYFNVNPGVAAERAIEAPNNPDVRFTSMVTVSLGGVGTIRHVANGTGGPSNSTTNVANLTSYP, from the coding sequence GTGCTCACCTTCTCTCCCACCGCGCTCCGGCGCGGCCGCGGATTAGCTGCGGCCGCGCTGGTCACCGCGGCCGTCGCTTCCGTCATCACCGCCGCACCCGCTCCCGCGAGTGCGGCGGTGAGCGCGGCCGCCGCCCTGCCCGCCGGCTTCGCCACCGTCATGAACGCCGCGAGCGGCAGATGCCTGGACGCCAGGTCCGCCGCCACCGCCAACGGCACCGTCGTGCAGCAGTACGCGTGCAACAGCTCCACGGCCCAGCGGTGGAGCTTCACCGCCACCGGCGACGGCTACGTCCGCATCAACAACGGAAACAACACCGGCCAGGTCGTGGACGTCGCCGACGTGTCCACGGCCAACAGCGCGCCCGTCCACCTGTGGACCTACGGAGGCGGCGCCAACCAGCAGTGGCTGCCGGTCGACGAGGGCGGCGGCGCCTACCACTTCGTCAACCGCAGCAGCGGCAAGTGTCTGGACGACCCCGGCGCCTCGACGGCGGACAGCGTGCAGTTCGTGCAGTACACCTGCAACGGCAGCGCCGCCCAGCGCTTCCAGGTGGTCCCCGTGACCCAGTCCGGCACGAACCCGGACCTCGGCCCGAACGTCGTCGTCTTCGATCCGTCCATGTCGTCCTCGACGATCCAGAGCAGGCTGACCTCGATCTTCCAGCAGCAGGAGACCAACCAGTTCGGATCCCAGCGCTACGCCGTCCTGTTCAAGCCGGGCTCCTACAACGCCGACGTCAACGTCGGCTTCTACACCCAGGTGGCCGGTCTCGGTCTGACCCCGGACGCTGTCACGATCAACGGCGCGGTGCACGCCGAGGCCGACTGGTTCCAGGGCAACGCGACGCAGAACTTCTGGCGCGGCGCCGAGAACCTGTCCGTCAACCCGGCTGGTGGAAGCGACCGTTGGGCGGTCTCGCAGGCCGCCTCGTACCGTCGGATGCACCTGCGCGGAAATCTGGCCCTCGACGACAACGGCTGGTCCAGCGGCGGTCTGCTCGCCGACAGCAAGATCGACGGGCAGGTCAACTCCGGTAGTCAGCAGCAGTGGCTGACGCGCAACTCCCAGCTCGGCAGCTGGACCGGATCCAACTGGAACATGGTCTTCGTCGGCAGCCAGGGCGTCCCGGCCACCAGCTTTCCCAGCCCGCCCCACACCACGGTCGCGCAGACCCCGGTCAGCCGTGAGAAGCCGTCCCTGTACGTCGACGGCAACGGCGCCTACCAGGTCTTCGTGCCGTCCCCGCGGGCCAACTCCACCGGCACCAGCTGGGCGAACGGATCTCCGTCCGGTACCTCGCTGTCCCTCGACACCTTCTACGTCGTGAAGCCCGGCGCGAGCGCCGCGGACATCAACGGGGCCCTGGCGGCGGGCAAGAACCTCCTGGTCACCCCGGGCGTCCACCGCCTCAACCAGACGCTCCAGGTGAACCGCGCCGACACCGTCGTCCTCGGTCTGGGCCTCGCCACCTTCGTCCCGGACAACGGCGTCACCGCGATGAAGGTGGCGGACGTCGACGGCGTCAAGGTCGCCGGCGTCCTCTTCGACGCGGGCACCACCAACTCGCCCACTCTGATGGAGGTCGGCCCGACCGGCTCCTCCGCCGCGCACGCCACGAACCCGACGTCCCTGCACGACGTGTACTTCCGCGTCGGCGGCGCCGCCGTCGGCAAGGCGACCACCAGCCTGGTGATCAACAGCGACAACGTCATCGCCGACCACACCTGGATCTGGCGCGCCGACCACGGCAGCGGCGTCGGCTGGAACACCAACACCGCGGACACCGGACTGATCGTCAACGGCGACAACGTCACCGCGTACGGCCTGTTCGTCGAGCACTACCAGAAGTACCAGACCGTCTGGAACGGCAACGGCGGCCGGACGTACTTCTACCAGAACGAGATGCCGTACGACCCGCCGAACCAGGCCGCCTGGATGAACGGCTCCACACAGGGCTACGCCGCGTACAAGGTCGCGAACTCGGTCACCAGCCACCAGGCCTACGGGCTCGGCAGCTACTGCTACTTCAACGTCAACCCGGGCGTGGCCGCCGAGCGGGCCATCGAGGCGCCGAACAACCCCGATGTGCGCTTCACCAGCATGGTGACCGTCTCCCTCGGTGGGGTGGGCACCATCCGGCACGTCGCCAACGGCACGGGCGGCCCGTCCAACTCCACGACCAACGTGGCCAATCTGACCAGCTACCCCTAG
- a CDS encoding zinc-binding dehydrogenase, whose translation MRTSPPRRGRRASTSALELLARLAAEGKVRAVIDQTCPMVDIAAAHAYVERGRSKGKVVVDIA comes from the coding sequence GTGCGTACGTCGCCACCACGGCGGGGCCGGCGGGCATCGACCTCTGCACTGGAACTGCTGGCGCGCCTGGCCGCTGAGGGCAAGGTGCGGGCCGTCATCGACCAGACCTGTCCGATGGTCGACATCGCCGCGGCCCATGCGTACGTGGAGCGCGGCCGTTCAAAGGGGAAGGTCGTTGTCGACATCGCCTGA
- a CDS encoding alcohol dehydrogenase catalytic domain-containing protein, whose amino-acid sequence MTLPLSTGGRPRRGAGAGGRLGAQITRFGPARGVFEVARDVPVPLPGKGEVLVRQRATSVNPIDCRRRGGYGRKLMKLRGLTGFPLTLGNDISGDVVAVGPAVSGLKAGQAVFGA is encoded by the coding sequence ATGACCTTGCCGTTGTCCACCGGCGGCCGGCCGCGCCGGGGTGCGGGAGCCGGTGGGCGGCTCGGTGCACAGATCACCCGGTTCGGCCCGGCCAGGGGCGTCTTCGAGGTGGCTCGAGACGTGCCGGTGCCCCTGCCGGGCAAGGGGGAAGTCCTGGTCCGGCAGCGGGCCACCTCCGTCAATCCGATCGACTGCCGCAGGCGCGGTGGGTACGGCCGGAAGCTGATGAAGCTGCGCGGCCTCACCGGATTCCCCCTGACCCTGGGCAATGACATCTCCGGTGACGTCGTGGCCGTCGGCCCGGCAGTCTCCGGGCTGAAGGCCGGGCAGGCCGTCTTCGGCGCCTAG
- a CDS encoding TetR/AcrR family transcriptional regulator C-terminal domain-containing protein gives MDNGKVIDTALKLIDEVGAQAPRAAEGRSWREAVTVGAEAFYDTLRKHPNALPLLVARVPVGPNGLVNRERVIGLLLGLGFPVDLAARAFTAIGHFVVGFAIQQHGPGAARPEDQPELLDGLERARQACGDQ, from the coding sequence GTGGACAACGGCAAGGTCATCGACACGGCCCTGAAGCTCATCGACGAGGTGGGCGCCCAGGCCCCTCGCGCGGCGGAGGGGCGGTCGTGGCGCGAAGCCGTCACGGTGGGGGCCGAGGCGTTCTACGACACGTTGCGCAAGCACCCCAATGCCCTCCCCTTGCTGGTCGCGCGCGTTCCTGTCGGTCCGAACGGTCTGGTGAACCGGGAGCGCGTCATCGGACTGCTCCTCGGCCTCGGATTTCCGGTCGATCTGGCCGCGCGCGCGTTCACGGCGATCGGGCACTTCGTCGTCGGATTCGCCATCCAGCAGCACGGCCCGGGAGCCGCCCGCCCCGAGGACCAGCCGGAGCTGCTCGACGGCCTGGAGCGCGCCAGGCAGGCGTGCGGCGACCAGTAG